From Flexistipes sp.:
CAGTTCTACGAAATGAAAATCTGAAATTTTATCAGGAATATTTTCAAAATAAGTTGGAAGAAGTTTCTTTTTTCTTTCTTCTAAAACATCAATCATATAAACGTTCCCGGGCATATGACCTTCGCTAGGCTCTAATTCAATATGAAGTTTTGTATTTATTAAGGAGGGTATGTCACTATATACTTCAGCAAGGCTGGTAAAAATTTGTTTTTCTTCGTTATCATCTGGAAGTGTAATTTTCTGACTGAAATCATCCAGCTTAATATTTTCCAATCCATTAAATTTATTATTATTTTTAAACAAAGTACCTTTTAGCCGACTATTACTATCTATATTTACACTGATTTGATAGGTGTCATAATTTAACTTTTTAGCAATCGAGAATGGAGAATCAAGTTTGATATAATCCGGGAAATCAAGCTTCCGGATTGCATATTCGAGTTCCTCTGAAAATGATCCAGACAGAATTGACAGAGCAGCTTTCATGAATAGTTCATCAGAAAGAGTGTTTTGCCCTGTTCTTGCTTTTGCCATTCTTTTGAGTACGTCTCTCATGTTAGCTTCCCACAGGTCTGAGTACTCAATTGTGGATGATATAGCGTTCACTGTTTGATACCCAGCCTTTCTAACTAGGTTTTCCCAAATAACAAACAAATGGAATACCCCAGCTTCTTTAAGTTCATTTTCAAGGCTATTTTCAATTTTTTCGAATGCGTCTGTCTTACTTTCATATTCTACATCTTCCTGAAAATTACTAATAATACTTTTCTTTATTACATCAAGATCGTCTTTATCAAATTGAGATTCAATATCATCAATAACTTGATTTGCAGATTCTTCTATCCATTCCGGTTCTTTCATAATTATACATTCAGACTTTTCCAAACTGGCGATACAAATAGGGACAATACCGTGGGAAGGATTATTAATCTTTTTTTTAAACTCTTCACCAAGCGAATAATCTTTCAAGCTCCATATCAGTAACATATAAGGACCATTATTGGGTGCAATAATATTTTTTAATACATTAATTAGAATTGTTGATATAGTATGTTCATCGCTGGTACTCTCAATTAACTGAAGGTCAACTATGGCAAGACGAACGTTATCAAGCTGTTTTTCAGGGATATATTCCTCTCTACTACCCTTAAAATATAAGGTTGCGATACCTTTTTTTGCCAGCAAATCAATTATTGGCATTGCCTGATTAGGGTCATCATCGATTACAATCACTGAACCATTCTTCGGTAAAATCATTATAACCTCAGTTTTTTTTTATTTTAAAAGCTAAACCCACTATTGCTCCTGATTTAAATTCCTCTGGTATACTGAAATAATCAGATTCAGGAAACAAAAGATTCCCGCCATGGCTATTCATTATTTCGGAAGCTAAATGCAAACCTATACCAATTCCTCCTTCTTTACTTGAAATGAAAGGCTTTATCACATCTTCCGGAGGTAATGTAAAACCTGGTCCGTTATCAGCTATTAAAATAGTTATATGCTCAGGATACTCATCACTAATTTCAACCCAAAGCTTTTTATTCTGCACCTTTCCGTAATTCAACCACCAAATTGAATTATCGATTATATTAATGATTGTTCCAATTATAAGGTTATCAGAGCATCTTACATTACTCTCAAAATCTTTTACTTTATCAAAGCCCGTAATCATCTCGATATTGTGAGATCTGAGTCTAAAGTCAATATTCCAGAGAGCATCTTTTATTACTTGCTTAAGGTCGTGAGTTTTTTTATACCTTTTTTTTATCAGGGCACTGTATCCTTGAATCAACTCTCCGAGACGTTTGGTTAACAATTTAATTCGATCATATGATTTGGTTTCATCTACTACTTTTAGCAATTCTGAAATTATTTTTTCTATTTCGTGGATGACAATACTCAATCCCAAACCAGCACTAGCACTCCTAATGTAGATTTCACTAATTGTTTTATAATCACTTTCAATCTCTGAGAGCATTTTCAGAATATCTTTCACTAATTTAGGATCCTTTAATTGTGCAGAACTAATTCTTTCCCGAAGTAGACTTAATGTACCGACAACCGGTTCTTTTGGAAGATTTTTCCCATAGTGGCTTCTTAGTTTCTCCTTATCAATATTTCTTTGAGTAACGACTTGGTTAATTGCAAATCTTATAGCACTATAAAAAACCCGAAATGCATTATTCTCTATAAAACCTTCACGATTGGTTTTTTCTATAAGATCCTTACTTGCCAGTCTGTCCAAATAGATTGCTCCTATAACTATATTGTTACTAATTTTTGCAGAAGGTAGGTTGACACGCTCAAGGTCAAGATTTAACCAATCATTGCCAGGCTCGCCATAATCATATACACGAACCCCATCCCTGTAAACACGAACACCTCCATTATCTTTTAAGTAACTTTGAAACCCTCTTTTATCCTGAATTCCTGAAAGAGACATCAAATTGGTGTCCAAGTCAAAAATGAGCATCTTCAGCTTTATACGACCGATATCATAAGCAGAAAGGTCAATATCTTTAAACACTTGTTTTTTTTCTACTTCATCATACTCCTTTTGCCTCATAACAACGGGATTTTCCGGTTTATATATTCGCCCTTTTAATTTTTTAAGAGTTGCCCAAGGTGTGAACTCATACTTAAAGTTAACAATCTGGTTACCTTCAAGTTCCGCTTCTGCACTGAATAAAGAATTATCCTTGATTTCGTCAAAAGATAACAAACCTCTTAACCACTCTGGTTTATCAATTTTAAAAAAAACCCTGAAAGAATTATTTGATTCAAACGGAGAGTTCAGTGAATTAATAGCAGTATAAAGACTTCTAATGGCACCACGTGTCCATTTGTTTTTTAACTTATGTATTACTATTTTTGTGCCGTAATTTCCATCTTTAAACACCTCAGGATCTC
This genomic window contains:
- a CDS encoding ATP-binding protein, which codes for MENYNNIGFKPTARIILQLGDQLIRSENIAVLEIIKNSYDACARKVTISMKNLDSPELGSIVIEDDGFGMNYNHFKDIWLVPGTTFKKNQIESEDFISPCKRIPLGEKGIGRFGAHKLGEEIEVVSRKKDEKEAVLKIDWKDFDNDDMLENVPINISERDPEVFKDGNYGTKIVIHKLKNKWTRGAIRSLYTAINSLNSPFESNNSFRVFFKIDKPEWLRGLLSFDEIKDNSLFSAEAELEGNQIVNFKYEFTPWATLKKLKGRIYKPENPVVMRQKEYDEVEKKQVFKDIDLSAYDIGRIKLKMLIFDLDTNLMSLSGIQDKRGFQSYLKDNGGVRVYRDGVRVYDYGEPGNDWLNLDLERVNLPSAKISNNIVIGAIYLDRLASKDLIEKTNREGFIENNAFRVFYSAIRFAINQVVTQRNIDKEKLRSHYGKNLPKEPVVGTLSLLRERISSAQLKDPKLVKDILKMLSEIESDYKTISEIYIRSASAGLGLSIVIHEIEKIISELLKVVDETKSYDRIKLLTKRLGELIQGYSALIKKRYKKTHDLKQVIKDALWNIDFRLRSHNIEMITGFDKVKDFESNVRCSDNLIIGTIINIIDNSIWWLNYGKVQNKKLWVEISDEYPEHITILIADNGPGFTLPPEDVIKPFISSKEGGIGIGLHLASEIMNSHGGNLLFPESDYFSIPEEFKSGAIVGLAFKIKKN